Proteins from one Candidatus Omnitrophota bacterium genomic window:
- a CDS encoding HD domain-containing protein — translation MIKFIKNLKTNDTIEDVYFLKKKELALTQGGKPYLKLTLSDKSGRMEAKMWENAEAADEMVATGAAVFVQGRVDSFKGDLQIRVDQIRIADPKEYKFEDLVRSVEKPDEIFKNIKGMLDGISEKWLAELAKEFLADEELMAKFKKSPGAQSWHNAYIGGLMEHTYEVMRISGVVCDLYTEADRDIVMIGAFAHDIGKTVELDINTFEYTVDGGLIGHLTLGYEMVSGKIKDIKGFPRELALRLKHIILSHHGEYEQQSPILPKTLEATIVYQADELVSQANAVKEIITQQSGGDKVWSSFVSLKSRKYLLKK, via the coding sequence ATGATCAAATTCATAAAAAACCTTAAAACGAACGATACGATCGAGGATGTGTATTTCCTTAAGAAGAAGGAGCTCGCGCTAACGCAAGGCGGCAAACCTTACCTCAAGCTGACCCTCTCGGACAAATCCGGCCGGATGGAAGCGAAGATGTGGGAGAATGCCGAGGCCGCCGACGAGATGGTCGCCACAGGCGCGGCGGTCTTTGTCCAGGGCCGCGTCGATTCGTTCAAGGGCGACCTGCAGATACGCGTCGACCAGATCCGGATCGCCGACCCGAAAGAATATAAATTCGAAGACCTCGTCCGCTCGGTCGAGAAGCCTGACGAAATATTCAAGAATATCAAGGGGATGCTCGACGGGATCTCCGAAAAATGGCTCGCGGAGCTGGCGAAAGAATTTCTCGCAGACGAAGAGCTCATGGCGAAATTCAAAAAATCGCCGGGCGCGCAGAGCTGGCACAATGCATACATCGGCGGGCTGATGGAACACACGTATGAAGTGATGCGCATCAGCGGCGTGGTCTGCGACCTCTATACCGAGGCGGACCGCGACATCGTGATGATCGGCGCGTTTGCCCACGACATCGGCAAGACGGTCGAGCTTGACATCAACACCTTCGAATATACGGTCGACGGCGGGCTGATCGGCCACTTGACGCTCGGCTACGAGATGGTGTCCGGGAAGATAAAAGATATCAAGGGTTTCCCCAGGGAGCTCGCCCTGCGCCTCAAACACATCATCCTAAGCCACCACGGTGAATACGAACAGCAGTCGCCGATACTGCCGAAGACACTCGAGGCGACGATCGTCTACCAGGCCGACGAGCTCGTCTCGCAGGCGAACGCGGTCAAGGAGATCATCACCCAGCAGTCCGGCGGCGACAAAGTCTGGTCGTCGTTCGTAAGCCTCAAGAGCCGCAAATATCTGCTAAAGAAATAA
- a CDS encoding SO_0444 family Cu/Zn efflux transporter, with protein MMEILTGLIKEIWHTFSTAAPYIIFGTFMAGFIHIFFDREKVVKHLGKPGLKSVFLAALFGIPLPLCSCGVLPTAMSLRKSGASKGATLSFLISTPETGIDSIFLTYALLDPLMTVFRPFAALITALVAGISENLFGKKEKPAAAPKEEKCVFCEENGHEHAHAHSFFSKFAHSMEYAFVDLLGDIALWLTLGIIAGGVISYFVPASLIENYLGYDLRAMFIMLLIGIPLYICASASTPIAAALIAKGMSPGVALVFLLAGPATNTAGIITIAKFLGKRTVVIYLLAISACTIGMGLLLNYIYKTFHIDIMAVLGKGSHMHLAQDAGLVAGPLLIILMINALRRKIACPA; from the coding sequence ATGATGGAGATACTGACAGGCTTAATAAAAGAGATCTGGCACACATTCAGCACGGCCGCGCCATATATTATTTTCGGCACTTTTATGGCGGGGTTCATCCATATTTTCTTTGACCGCGAAAAAGTGGTAAAGCACCTCGGCAAGCCGGGGCTCAAGTCGGTATTTTTGGCGGCCCTGTTCGGCATACCTTTGCCGCTCTGCTCGTGCGGCGTCCTGCCGACGGCGATGTCGTTGCGCAAGAGCGGCGCCTCGAAGGGAGCGACACTTTCATTCTTGATATCTACGCCCGAGACAGGCATCGACTCGATATTCCTCACATACGCGTTGCTCGACCCGCTGATGACCGTATTCCGGCCTTTCGCGGCGCTTATTACCGCCCTGGTGGCCGGCATATCGGAAAACCTCTTCGGGAAGAAAGAAAAACCCGCGGCCGCGCCGAAGGAAGAAAAATGCGTCTTCTGCGAAGAGAACGGGCACGAACACGCGCACGCGCATTCCTTCTTCAGCAAATTCGCGCACTCGATGGAATACGCTTTTGTGGACCTGCTCGGGGATATTGCCCTCTGGCTCACCCTGGGCATAATAGCCGGAGGCGTGATATCGTATTTCGTGCCGGCGAGTTTGATCGAGAATTACCTCGGCTACGACTTGCGCGCGATGTTCATAATGCTTTTGATAGGGATACCTTTGTATATCTGCGCGTCGGCCTCGACGCCTATCGCGGCGGCGCTCATCGCGAAGGGGATGAGCCCGGGCGTGGCGCTCGTATTTTTGCTCGCCGGGCCGGCGACGAATACCGCCGGGATAATCACTATAGCGAAGTTTTTAGGGAAGAGGACGGTCGTTATCTATCTTTTGGCAATATCGGCATGCACGATCGGCATGGGGCTCCTCCTGAATTATATCTACAAGACTTTCCATATCGACATAATGGCTGTCCTCGGCAAGGGCTCACATATGCATCTCGCGCAGGACGCGGGCCTTGTCGCAGGACCACTGCTCATCATCCTCATGATAAACGCCCTGCGCAGAAAGATTGCTTGCCCGGCATGA
- a CDS encoding OsmC family protein, producing the protein MYHVDVLCKEDSVFNVKAGTAGITIDMSEKNLSPLHALLGAFGSCVGVFVRKYADNLKLPIKEFSVCVESDLVKENPMGFRYISVSIDLKGVELDDTKREGLMRFIGNCPVGNTLRGNPEINVVLK; encoded by the coding sequence ATGTATCACGTAGACGTATTGTGCAAGGAAGACAGCGTTTTTAACGTCAAGGCGGGCACGGCGGGCATTACGATAGACATGAGCGAGAAGAACCTGTCCCCGCTGCATGCGCTCCTCGGGGCGTTCGGCTCGTGCGTAGGCGTTTTTGTCAGGAAGTATGCCGACAACCTGAAACTCCCCATCAAGGAATTCAGCGTCTGCGTAGAGTCCGACCTCGTGAAAGAGAATCCGATGGGTTTCCGCTATATAAGCGTCTCAATAGACTTAAAAGGCGTGGAACTGGACGATACAAAGAGGGAAGGCCTGATGCGCTTCATAGGGAATTGCCCGGTGGGTAACACGCTGCGCGGCAACCCGGAAATAAACGTTGTCCTTAAATAA